Proteins from one Fragaria vesca subsp. vesca linkage group LG6, FraVesHawaii_1.0, whole genome shotgun sequence genomic window:
- the LOC101309178 gene encoding probable aldo-keto reductase 1-like — protein MAADTLQVPRVQLGSQGLEVSKLGFGCTGFTGINNSAPVSEELVLSIIKHAFDKGITFFDTSDICGPHTNEVLVGKALKQLPRDQVQLATKFGMVRIEPNQVIVNGTPEYARSCCEASLKRLAVDYIDLYYQHRIDTSVPIEDTMEELKKLVNEGKIKYIGLSEASAETIRRAYAVHPITAVQMEWNLWTREIEEEIVPLCRELEIGIVTYSPLGHGFFAGKAMVESLPANSFLQSLPRCQGENLEKNKILYDKVQYLAEKHGCTPAQLALAWIVHQGDHVVPIPGTTKTENIDANVDSLRVKLTKEDIQEISEMIPINAATGNRVSESLIRCSWKFANTPPKASNVT, from the exons ATGGCTGCGGATACACTCCAAGTTCCGAGAGTGCAACTGGGAAGTCAGGGATTAGAG GTCTCCAAGCTTGGATTTGGGTGTACAGGGTTTACTGGAATCAACAATAGTGCTCCAGTCAGTGAAGAGCTTGTATTATCAATCATCAAGCACGCATTTGATAAAGGAATAACATTCTTTGATACATCAGATATTTGTGGACCACATACGAATGAAGTTTTGGTGGGAAAG GCATTGAAGCAGTTGCCTCGAGATCAAGTTCAGCTGGCTACAAAGTTTGGTATGGTAAGAATTGAGCCTAATCAAGTTATAGTTAATGGCACTCCGGAATATGCCCGCTCATGTTGTGAAGCTAGTTTGAAGCGCCTTGCTGTTGACTACATCGATCTTTACTATCAGCACCGGATAGACACATCAGTCCCAATAGAGGATACT ATGGAAGAACTAAAGAAGCTGGTGAATGAGGGGAAGATAAAGTACATTGGATTATCTGAAGCTAGTGCAGAAACAATAAGGAGGGCATATGCAGTTCATCCTATTACTGCTGTACAAATGGAGTGGAATCTTTGGACTCGTGAAATTGAAGAAGAAATTGTCCCTCTTTGCAG GGAACTTGAAATTGGGATAGTGACATACAGCCCTCTTGGTCATGGATTTTTCGCTGGCAAGGCAATGGTGGAAAGTTTGCCTGCAAATAGTTTTCTG CAATCACTTCCTCGTTGTCAAGGCGAAAACCTTGAGAAAAACAAGATTCTATATGATAAAGTACAATACTTGGCTGAAAAACATGGATGCACCCCTGCACAACTTGCACTTGCGTGGATTGTTCATCAAGGTGATCATGTGGTACCTATCCCTG GGACAACTAAGACTGAGAATATTGATGCTAATGTTGATTCCTTGAGAGTGAAACTCACTAAAGAAGATATACAGGAGATATCTGAAATGATACCCATCAACGCAGCCACAGGAAATAGAGTATCCGAAAGTCTTATTCGCTGTTCCTGGAAGTTTGCAAATACACCACCAAAAGCTAGCAATGTGACTTAA
- the LOC101309754 gene encoding probable aldo-keto reductase 1-like: MAVRIPRVKLGSEGFEVSKLGLGCLGLTGFHNAPLAEEVGISIIKHAFDNGITFFDTSDIYGPETNEVLIGKALKQLPRDKVQVATKFGIVSVKEPQVTLNSSPEYVRSCCEASLKRLDVEYIDLYYQHRVDTSVPIEHTMEELKKLVKEGKIKYIGLSEASPETVRRAHAVHPITALQMEWSLWTRDIEEEIVPLCRELGIGIVPYSPLGQGFFGGRAVVEAIPAESHLDWLPRFQRDNLEKNKDLYARTQKLAEKHGCSPAQLALAWVLTQGDDVVPIPGTTKLKNLDDNIGSLGVKLTKADMKEISDKISINAVAGKNAPDAFFRCSWKFANTPPAKDGKIPSYMFG, encoded by the exons ATGGCTGTCCGAATTCCTAGAGTTAAACTTGGGAGTGAGGGATTTGAG GTTTCCAAGTTGGGACTTGGTTGTTTGGGACTTACTGGATTTCACAATGCTCCCCTAGCTGAAGAGGTTGGCATATCAATCATCAAGCATGCATTCGATAATGGAATAACGTTCTTCGATACATCAGATATTTATGGACCAGAAACTAATGAAGTTTTGATTGGAAAG GCATTGAAGCAGCTGCCTCGAGATAAGGTTCAGGTTGCCACAAAGTTTGGTATTGTAAGTGTCAAGGAACCACAAGTTACACTTAATAGCAGTCCTGAGTATGTTCGCTCCTGCTGCGAGGCTAGCCTGAAGCGCCTTGATGTGGAGTACATTGATCTCTACTATCAGCACCGTGTCGACACATCAGTACCAATAGAGCATACA ATGGAGGAACTAAAGAAGTTGGTGAAAGAGGGGAAGATAAAGTATATCGGATTATCTGAAGCCAGCCCAGAAACAGTAAGGAGGGCGCATGCAGTTCATCCCATTACTGCATTACAAATGGAGTGGTCACTTTGGACTCGCGACATTGAGGAAGAAATCGTCCCACTTTGCAG GGAACTTGGAATCGGGATAGTGCCATATAGCCCTCTTGGTCAAGGGTTTTTCGGCGGCAGGGCAGTTGTGGAAGCTATACCTGCAGAAAGTCATCTG GACTGGCTTCCTCGCTTTCAACGAGACAACTTGGAGAAAAACAAAGACCTTTATGCTAGAACACAGAAGTTAGCTGAAAAACATGGATGCTCCCCTGCACAACTCGCGCTTGCCTGGGTTCTTACTCAAGGAGATGATGTTGTACCTATTCCTG GCACAACTAAGTTAAAGAATCTGGATGATAATATTGGTTCCTTGGGAGTGAAACTCACTAAAGCAGATATGAAAGAGATTTCTGATAAGATATCTATCAATGCAGTGGCTGGGAAAAATGCACCCGATGCCTTTTTTCGCTGCTCATGGAAGTTTGCAAATACACCACCAGCAAAAGATGGCAAAATACCATCTTATATGTTTGGATGA
- the LOC101309468 gene encoding perakine reductase-like, with the protein MELGVEALEVGEKSKTREICRRSKRKKLKLNCYLTYLFSSALNLLGNNGISNKLNKTPANHPTIIEGRKSVRTQKNKDLYARTQKLAEKHGCSPAQLALAWVLTQGDDVVPIPGTTKLKNLDDNIGSVGVKLTKADMKEISDKISINAVAGKNAPDAFFRCSWKFGNTPPAKDGKIPSSMFG; encoded by the exons ATGGAGTTGGGTGTGGAGGCTCTTGAAGTGGGAGAAAAGAGCAAAACCAGAGAGATATGTAGGCGCTCCAAAAGGAAAAA GCTGAAATTAAATTGTTATCTGACTTATCTCTTCTCCTCCGCTCTCAATCTATTAGGAAATAATGGAATATCAAACAAATTAAACAAAACTCCAGCAAATCATCCCACAATTATTGAAGGAAGGAAAAGCGTGAGAACACAGAAAAACAAAGACCTTTATGCTAGAACACAGAAGTTAGCTGAAAAACATGGATGCTCCCCTGCACAACTCGCGCTTGCCTGGGTTCTTACTCAAGGAGATGATGTTGTACCTATTCCTG GCACAACTAAGTTAAAGAATCTGGATGATAATATTGGTTCCGTGGGAGTGAAACTTACTAAAGCAGATATGAAAGAGATTTCTGATAAGATTTCTATCAATGCAGTGGCTGGGAAAAATGCACCCGATGCCTTTTTTCGCTGCTCATGGAAGTTTGGAAATACACCACCAGCAAAAGATGGCAAAATACCATCTTCTATGTTTGGATGA